From Vibrio splendidus, a single genomic window includes:
- the recC gene encoding exodeoxyribonuclease V subunit gamma, which produces MFTVYHSNKVDTLKILLVHLIKSDPLANPFEKEQILVQSPGMSQWLKMELAKEFGVAANIDFPLPATFIWDMFTQVLPDVPKRSAFNKEAMTWKLMSLLPAKLDHPDFLPLQRYLENDEDDSKLYQLAEKIADIFDGYLVYRPEWMAMWEAGEPVSELIDDEGQQDHPWQPILWQALYDQTLSQGQSKYHRGNLYHDFIEALANQQGQLQHLPKRLFVFGISSLPPRYMDALKALGEQIDVHLMFTNPCQHYWGDIRDRKYLARVEAQRRKQFALVDGLPQLEGEVSPLKDGIEANVEDELHTSQAVGNSLLASMGKLGRDNLFLLSQSDSEEHEFFIDVERDNLLHQLQADILQLEEHQDDHILDSSNHKQVVELGDRSLTVHACHSPMREVEVLHDQLLAMFDADPTLKPRDIIVMVSDINAYSPAIQAVFGNAPGERYIPYSISDRTADQESPILTAFMQLVALPNTRCLASELLELLEIPAMMARFGIDEFQFEQAKQWVEEAGIRWGVDASTATEFDLPATEQNTWLFGIQRMLLGYAMSDSAGLFETEHSPIAAYNEVQGINAELVGKLTHFIDRIAHYRQRLAETQSIDMWRETLLQMIDDFFAVELEGEVVLKSIRDALSQLNEQLDDALYEQELSPSIIYQYLNNKLSGARISQRFLAGQVNFCTLMPMRSIPFKTVCLLGMNDGVYPRSMPPEGFDLMNGRTRPGDRSRRDDDRYLFLEAMLSAQECLYISYVGRSIQDNTERVPSVLVSELIEYCQQNYCLSEDQALPSDDSGINLTQAISFEHTMTPFSPAAFTQGDASHVLSYAKEWLPAANRSGERSGEFNRALDDYLLGATYPLELDLVELQRFWRLPVQYFFNRRLKVVFEPPLPVMEDDEPFVLNGLESFQLKDALLQVLLDHPEGADEAVRLFVSEQKAQGRLPVGAFGDIEFETNRVQAEDLAKEIRFVSGSPQQDLEVNIEFDVLGQGKPVRLMGWLTQNYQSGLVRFRSGKVRSQDYLAAWIDHLCCAVMGHGKTTHIIGYDRKEGVVHQTLQPIGDAQQAKSLLAELVRLFYQGMTAPLPYFSKSALAGVEAGFSRGKWVDDEEKSLKKMADTFNDSFAFTGEGRDTYISRIWPKWDDELAAESRMYSTLVLQAARLAAADLEDQE; this is translated from the coding sequence TTGTTTACTGTTTACCATTCCAATAAAGTCGATACTTTAAAAATCCTTCTCGTTCACTTAATCAAAAGTGACCCTTTAGCCAATCCTTTCGAAAAAGAGCAGATCTTGGTTCAGAGCCCAGGTATGTCTCAATGGCTTAAGATGGAACTCGCCAAAGAGTTTGGTGTAGCAGCAAATATAGACTTTCCTCTTCCAGCAACCTTCATTTGGGATATGTTTACCCAAGTGCTTCCTGATGTACCTAAACGCAGTGCTTTTAACAAAGAAGCGATGACGTGGAAGTTGATGAGTTTGCTACCCGCTAAGCTTGACCACCCTGATTTTTTACCTCTGCAACGTTATCTTGAAAACGACGAAGATGACTCTAAGTTGTATCAATTGGCAGAGAAAATTGCCGATATCTTCGATGGTTACTTGGTGTATCGACCTGAATGGATGGCGATGTGGGAAGCGGGAGAACCTGTTTCCGAACTTATTGATGACGAAGGGCAACAAGATCACCCTTGGCAGCCGATTTTGTGGCAAGCACTCTATGACCAGACCCTGTCTCAAGGCCAATCTAAATATCACCGTGGTAACTTGTATCACGACTTCATTGAAGCGTTAGCCAATCAACAAGGTCAACTGCAGCACCTACCTAAACGCTTGTTCGTGTTTGGTATTTCTTCATTGCCTCCTCGTTATATGGATGCGCTGAAGGCTCTGGGTGAGCAGATTGATGTGCACTTGATGTTTACCAACCCTTGTCAGCATTACTGGGGTGATATTCGCGACCGTAAGTACTTGGCGAGAGTGGAAGCGCAGCGCCGTAAACAGTTTGCTCTGGTTGATGGTTTACCTCAACTGGAAGGCGAAGTGTCACCATTGAAAGATGGCATTGAAGCCAATGTTGAAGATGAACTGCACACCAGCCAAGCCGTGGGTAATAGTTTGCTTGCGTCTATGGGGAAATTGGGCAGAGATAACCTGTTTTTGCTATCTCAATCAGACAGCGAAGAACATGAGTTCTTTATTGATGTTGAGAGGGATAACCTGCTTCATCAACTGCAAGCCGACATTCTCCAGTTAGAAGAGCATCAAGACGACCACATCTTAGATTCTAGTAATCATAAACAGGTGGTTGAGCTTGGCGATCGCTCGCTGACCGTGCATGCATGTCATAGCCCTATGCGCGAGGTGGAAGTTCTTCATGATCAGCTGTTGGCGATGTTTGATGCCGATCCGACGCTAAAACCACGCGATATCATCGTAATGGTGTCTGACATCAATGCCTATAGCCCAGCGATTCAGGCGGTATTTGGTAATGCTCCGGGTGAGCGTTATATCCCTTACTCGATCTCTGATAGAACCGCAGACCAAGAAAGCCCAATTCTGACCGCCTTCATGCAGTTGGTCGCGCTACCGAATACGCGTTGTCTAGCGTCTGAGTTGCTAGAACTATTAGAAATTCCTGCGATGATGGCACGCTTTGGTATTGATGAATTCCAATTTGAGCAAGCCAAGCAATGGGTTGAAGAAGCGGGTATCCGTTGGGGTGTCGATGCTTCAACGGCAACGGAATTTGATCTACCTGCGACCGAGCAAAACACTTGGCTATTCGGTATTCAGCGTATGCTCTTAGGTTATGCGATGTCTGATTCTGCTGGTTTGTTTGAGACCGAGCATTCTCCGATTGCTGCTTATAACGAAGTTCAAGGCATTAACGCCGAACTTGTAGGTAAGTTAACGCACTTTATTGATCGTATTGCCCATTACCGTCAACGCCTTGCTGAGACGCAATCCATCGATATGTGGCGTGAAACCTTGCTGCAAATGATTGATGACTTCTTTGCCGTTGAGCTAGAAGGCGAGGTGGTGCTTAAATCGATTCGCGATGCACTTTCCCAATTGAATGAACAGCTTGATGATGCCCTGTACGAACAAGAACTGTCGCCAAGCATCATCTATCAGTACTTGAACAATAAACTGTCGGGCGCGCGTATTAGTCAGCGTTTCTTAGCGGGACAAGTTAACTTCTGTACCTTGATGCCGATGCGTTCTATTCCGTTCAAAACCGTCTGTTTGTTAGGTATGAATGATGGTGTTTACCCTCGCTCAATGCCGCCAGAAGGTTTTGATCTAATGAACGGACGCACACGACCGGGCGATCGTTCGCGTCGTGATGATGACCGCTATCTATTCTTAGAGGCGATGCTGTCAGCGCAAGAGTGTTTGTACATAAGCTATGTCGGCCGTTCGATTCAAGATAATACTGAGCGAGTGCCGTCGGTGCTGGTTTCTGAATTGATTGAATACTGCCAGCAGAACTACTGCTTAAGTGAAGACCAAGCCTTACCAAGTGATGATTCAGGCATCAACCTGACTCAAGCGATCAGCTTTGAACACACCATGACACCGTTCAGTCCCGCTGCGTTTACTCAAGGTGATGCGAGCCATGTGTTGAGTTACGCCAAAGAGTGGCTTCCTGCCGCTAACCGTTCTGGTGAGCGTAGTGGTGAATTCAATCGTGCTTTGGATGACTATTTGTTGGGTGCGACTTATCCATTGGAGCTTGACCTAGTTGAACTGCAGCGTTTTTGGCGTTTGCCAGTGCAGTACTTCTTTAATCGCCGTCTAAAAGTGGTGTTTGAGCCGCCACTTCCTGTGATGGAAGACGATGAGCCATTCGTACTTAATGGTTTAGAGAGTTTCCAACTTAAGGATGCTTTACTGCAAGTGTTGCTGGACCACCCTGAAGGCGCAGACGAAGCGGTTCGATTGTTTGTCTCTGAGCAAAAAGCACAGGGTCGTTTACCGGTCGGCGCCTTTGGTGATATCGAATTTGAAACCAACCGTGTTCAAGCGGAAGACTTAGCCAAAGAGATTCGATTTGTGAGTGGATCACCGCAACAAGATCTCGAAGTGAATATCGAATTTGATGTGTTAGGCCAAGGCAAACCTGTTCGCTTGATGGGTTGGTTAACTCAAAACTATCAATCAGGTCTAGTGCGTTTCAGAAGCGGTAAAGTACGCTCTCAAGATTATTTGGCAGCGTGGATTGATCATCTATGTTGCGCTGTGATGGGACACGGAAAAACGACCCATATTATTGGCTACGACAGAAAAGAGGGCGTGGTTCACCAAACGCTACAACCTATTGGTGATGCACAGCAAGCGAAGAGCTTGTTGGCTGAGTTAGTGCGATTGTTTTACCAAGGCATGACAGCACCACTGCCTTATTTCTCGAAAAGCGCATTGGCTGGAGTTGAAGCGGGCTTTAGCCGCGGTAAATGGGTCGATGATGAAGAAAAGTCCCTTAAGAAAATGGCCGATACCTTTAATGACAGCTTCGCCTTTACGGGCGAGGGCAGAGACACATACATCTCTCGAATCTGGCCTAAATGGGATGATGAACTCGCTGCTGAGTCGCGGATGTACTCAACACTTGTGCTGCAGGCGGCAAGGTTGGCTGCTGCCGATCTGGAAGATCAGGAGTAA
- the recB gene encoding exodeoxyribonuclease V subunit beta produces the protein MTTTSSVQVIAPQTLDTMTFPLHGARLIEASAGTGKTFTIAGLYLRLLLGHGTAAPQGDLTEATRHHEPLTVDQILVVTFTEAATAELKDRIRKKIRAAYISFRRGVCVDSKDQFIKDLLEEYDDAKRASAAITLLNAERQMDEAAVYTIHGFCQRMLTQNAFESGSRFDNEFVTDESHLKAQVVADYWRKQFYPLPIQLAGEVRNIWGSPASLLADVNRYLTGSPLKLTVDAMSGDLQTLHNQNLDKVKQLKALWCESEADFLALISGSDVNKRSYTKKSLPTWLEAVTAWAQSDTHDYQFPDKLEKFSQATLIEKTPKGTAPQHAVFEAIEDFLNSPADLKAPLLAHAIIHCRTMLAKAKQQKQWLSFDDLLTQLSASIDVDDQSLLVERIRTLYPVAMIDEFQDTDPLQYSIFSRIYLDNPQCGLFMIGDPKQAIYGFRGADIFTYIKARNQVSAHYTLGTNWRSSADMVSAVNQVFMNSDSPFIYDQDIPFLPVAASPSADKRQWVMNGQTQHALTFWLQEAEDKPLPKGEYHKAMAEATASQIQTILTASQNEQAYFDNGKKQHAVNAGDIAVLVRTGSEGRLIKNALSEQGIASVYLSNRDSVFTSLVAQDIQRLLQAVLTPENDRALRASLASELFALDAASLDELNNDEVVWENVVNEFREYRKLWLQRGVLPMLRSVISKRHLAERLLEEENGERSLTDLMHIGELLQQARQELDSDYGLLRWLAEAISDAQNGLGGSDDDIQRLESERNLVQIVTIHKSKGLEYDLVFLPFVASYREASEGKFYDHDSDTTVLDITGSDSALAQADKERLAEDLRLIYVALTRAVYGCFIGMAPLRKGRSTKEPTGVHLSAMGYLVQNGQEQGIAELHQALSAIEGKNSSVLLSETPTAHEQVFVQAEQVSDDLQASELKASIDRAWRITSYSGLVKQGSHGASHDATIEVSGFDIDSADEQDESELIEPERSIFTFPRGARPGTFLHTLFEDVEFTEPATSDHNTQVITHLLESEQYELEWLPVLQQLVDTVLNTALDGKNLKLSEKDSTQRLVEMEFLLPIEVLAASELNQTIQYHDPLSAKAGDLGFQTVQGMLKGFIDLVFEHQGKYYVLDWKSNHLGDDVAVYHGEALKSAMADHRYDLQYQIYALALHRFLRSRVANYSYEQHFGGVYYLFLRGMDGQSQQGIFSAKPTLALLDEMDQLIDGKVIDRRSAQLNDNETGQMGLL, from the coding sequence ATGACGACCACAAGCAGTGTTCAGGTAATCGCTCCACAGACACTCGATACCATGACGTTTCCACTTCATGGCGCGCGTTTAATTGAAGCATCAGCGGGTACGGGTAAAACATTTACCATCGCTGGCTTGTACTTACGCCTACTGCTCGGGCACGGCACGGCTGCACCACAAGGTGATCTGACGGAAGCCACCCGACATCATGAGCCGCTAACCGTAGACCAAATTCTGGTGGTGACCTTTACCGAAGCGGCAACAGCAGAGCTCAAAGACCGCATAAGGAAAAAAATACGCGCTGCATATATATCATTTCGTAGAGGCGTTTGCGTTGACTCTAAAGACCAATTTATCAAGGACTTACTTGAAGAATACGATGATGCCAAGAGAGCATCCGCAGCCATAACATTGCTTAATGCCGAAAGGCAAATGGATGAAGCGGCTGTCTACACCATCCATGGCTTCTGTCAGCGTATGTTGACCCAAAATGCCTTTGAGTCTGGCAGCCGTTTTGATAATGAATTTGTGACCGATGAAAGCCATCTGAAAGCACAAGTGGTAGCCGACTATTGGCGTAAGCAGTTCTACCCGCTGCCAATTCAACTGGCTGGTGAAGTGAGAAATATTTGGGGTTCTCCCGCTTCGTTACTTGCCGATGTAAATCGCTATCTGACGGGCTCTCCGCTGAAATTGACGGTAGATGCGATGTCGGGCGACCTGCAAACTCTGCACAATCAAAACTTAGATAAAGTGAAGCAACTTAAGGCGTTGTGGTGTGAATCCGAAGCGGACTTTTTGGCTTTGATTTCTGGATCGGATGTGAATAAGCGCAGCTACACTAAGAAGTCTTTGCCGACTTGGTTAGAAGCCGTCACAGCATGGGCGCAAAGCGACACTCATGATTACCAGTTTCCAGATAAACTAGAGAAGTTCTCACAAGCAACGTTAATTGAAAAAACACCAAAAGGCACTGCACCTCAACACGCAGTTTTCGAAGCGATTGAAGACTTCTTAAATTCTCCTGCAGATCTTAAAGCCCCATTGTTGGCACATGCGATTATTCATTGTCGAACTATGCTAGCCAAGGCGAAACAGCAGAAGCAATGGTTATCGTTTGATGACTTGCTGACTCAGTTATCTGCGTCGATTGATGTGGATGATCAATCGTTGCTGGTGGAGAGAATCCGTACCTTATACCCAGTGGCGATGATCGATGAATTCCAAGATACCGACCCGCTGCAGTACAGTATTTTCAGCCGAATCTATTTAGATAACCCGCAATGCGGTTTGTTTATGATCGGTGACCCGAAGCAGGCTATCTATGGTTTCCGCGGTGCAGATATCTTTACCTATATCAAGGCGAGAAACCAAGTTAGTGCTCACTACACCTTAGGCACTAACTGGCGTTCGAGTGCTGACATGGTCAGTGCGGTAAACCAAGTGTTTATGAATTCGGATAGCCCATTTATCTACGACCAAGATATTCCATTTTTGCCCGTTGCTGCCAGCCCATCGGCCGATAAACGCCAATGGGTGATGAATGGTCAAACTCAGCACGCGCTCACCTTTTGGCTGCAAGAGGCGGAAGACAAGCCCTTACCGAAAGGCGAATATCACAAGGCCATGGCTGAAGCGACTGCGAGTCAAATTCAAACCATTCTGACCGCTTCTCAAAACGAACAAGCCTATTTTGATAACGGCAAAAAACAACATGCTGTGAATGCGGGTGATATTGCTGTCTTGGTTCGAACTGGCAGTGAAGGTCGTCTGATCAAGAACGCGCTGTCTGAGCAAGGCATCGCGAGTGTGTACTTGTCGAACCGAGATAGCGTGTTCACCAGCTTGGTCGCACAAGATATTCAGCGTTTATTACAGGCGGTGCTGACTCCTGAAAATGACCGTGCATTACGCGCCAGTTTAGCGTCGGAGTTGTTTGCTTTGGATGCCGCATCATTGGATGAACTCAACAACGATGAAGTGGTGTGGGAAAACGTCGTTAACGAATTTCGAGAATACCGTAAGTTATGGCTACAGCGCGGCGTGCTACCAATGCTTCGCAGCGTGATCAGTAAACGACATCTCGCGGAACGTTTACTGGAAGAAGAAAATGGTGAGCGCTCACTCACTGATTTGATGCACATTGGCGAATTGTTGCAACAAGCAAGACAAGAGCTCGACAGTGACTATGGCTTGTTGCGTTGGTTGGCAGAAGCGATATCAGATGCACAAAATGGTTTAGGCGGTAGTGATGACGACATTCAACGCCTTGAATCAGAAAGAAACTTGGTTCAAATCGTTACCATTCATAAGTCGAAAGGCTTGGAATATGACCTCGTATTTTTGCCGTTTGTCGCGAGTTACCGTGAAGCGAGTGAAGGCAAGTTCTACGATCACGATTCAGATACCACAGTGCTTGATATTACCGGTAGCGATAGCGCATTGGCACAAGCAGATAAAGAGCGATTGGCAGAAGATTTACGTTTGATTTACGTGGCGCTTACTCGTGCTGTTTATGGATGTTTCATTGGCATGGCACCGCTACGTAAAGGGCGTTCAACCAAAGAGCCAACAGGCGTTCACTTGAGTGCTATGGGCTACTTGGTTCAAAACGGACAAGAGCAAGGCATCGCCGAGTTACATCAAGCTCTGTCAGCGATTGAGGGTAAGAATTCAAGCGTATTACTGTCTGAAACACCAACCGCTCACGAGCAAGTGTTTGTTCAGGCAGAGCAAGTGAGTGACGACCTACAGGCTAGCGAACTGAAGGCTTCAATTGACCGAGCTTGGCGTATCACCAGTTACTCGGGGCTTGTAAAACAAGGCAGTCACGGCGCAAGTCATGACGCTACGATTGAGGTGTCTGGCTTCGATATTGATTCAGCCGATGAGCAAGATGAGTCGGAACTGATTGAACCGGAACGTTCTATATTCACGTTCCCTCGCGGTGCTCGCCCGGGTACCTTCTTACACACCTTGTTTGAGGATGTTGAATTTACAGAGCCTGCAACCAGTGACCATAACACGCAAGTAATCACTCACTTGTTAGAGTCAGAGCAATACGAGCTAGAGTGGCTACCCGTACTTCAACAGCTTGTCGATACGGTGCTTAACACCGCATTAGATGGCAAAAATCTAAAGCTGAGCGAGAAAGACTCAACTCAACGATTAGTCGAAATGGAGTTCTTGTTACCGATCGAAGTGTTGGCCGCATCTGAGCTCAATCAAACCATTCAATATCATGATCCGCTATCGGCTAAAGCGGGTGATCTCGGCTTCCAAACTGTACAAGGCATGCTGAAAGGCTTTATCGATTTAGTGTTTGAGCATCAAGGTAAATACTATGTACTTGACTGGAAATCGAACCATTTAGGTGATGACGTTGCCGTCTACCATGGTGAGGCATTGAAATCGGCGATGGCCGACCACCGCTACGATCTGCAATATCAAATCTATGCGTTGGCATTGCACCGCTTCTTACGCAGCCGTGTTGCGAATTATAGTTATGAACAACATTTCGGTGGGGTTTATTACTTGTTCTTAAGAGGAATGGACGGTCAATCTCAACAAGGTATTTTCTCGGCTAAACCAACCTTGGCTTTGCTCGATGAAATGGATCAATTGATTGACGGTAAAGTGATAGACAGACGTTCAGCACAATTGAATGATAATGAAACTGGACAGATGGGGCTTCTATAA
- the recD gene encoding exodeoxyribonuclease V subunit alpha — MTTTTIDTTNPVKLVSLIPEQLMDVLKFLADKGSIRQLDYQFARFIAQQATSHSQEIGFLAGVVSHELGKGHICTQLIQAQTAGPELTTDLAQLLGLYGETALQLNLKLLGIDWVAVLQSSNLVGTTNDCVKPLMFYGQRVYLQRYWNYEVVLADTLNRLSKPVEFNIEQKKALTETLNQLFARSYHFLFNALAKAEANQQTSQVLRQQLVCDHLDIVDEQSLNWGAIDQAIVQAKQVTDLDVLDGLVPLSACLNWQKVAAAVALSRRFAVISGGPGTGKTTTVTKLLSAMAEQSLSQGKTPTIKLVAPTGKAAARLTESIGKAIEQLPLAPEVKANIPTESSTLHRLLGAIPNRAEFRHNRRNPLHLDILVVDEASMVDLSMMYKLVDALPEHARLILLGDKDQLASVEAGAVLGDICSFNSTGYSTAQGNLIAEMTGFDAIAKSRQAKAGAVNPPAIADSLCMLQKSYRFDARSGIGQLAKAINNGSANQVDQVFAKGFEDIENHPLSSDSYNLMLRTLVNEYGAYLNRMNVPLEELETQESRAKSVLDLFSQCRLLCSIREGDFGVKGLNHRIERALAARRLVNPHNDELWYHGRPVMVTRNDHGLGLYNGDIGICMLEADATTLESNSANSTPRLKVYFELPDGSVKAVLPSRVPDHETAYAMTIHKSQGSEFDLTLMILPPDFSPILTRELIYTGITRAKKRLMMFSDTNVLKRGIKVKTERVSGLGSRLTN; from the coding sequence ATGACAACGACCACGATTGATACGACAAACCCTGTAAAGCTAGTTTCACTTATCCCTGAACAGCTTATGGATGTATTAAAGTTCCTCGCGGATAAGGGTTCGATTCGCCAATTGGATTATCAATTTGCCCGTTTTATTGCTCAGCAAGCTACGAGTCATTCTCAAGAGATCGGCTTTCTTGCTGGGGTCGTGAGCCATGAATTAGGCAAGGGGCATATTTGTACTCAGCTTATACAAGCTCAAACGGCAGGCCCTGAACTAACGACAGATCTAGCTCAGTTACTCGGTTTGTATGGTGAAACGGCGCTGCAACTGAACCTAAAATTGTTGGGGATTGATTGGGTGGCGGTACTTCAATCGTCAAACCTAGTAGGTACAACCAATGACTGTGTTAAGCCGCTGATGTTTTATGGGCAGCGTGTCTACTTACAGCGTTATTGGAACTACGAAGTTGTGCTGGCTGACACCTTAAACCGTTTAAGTAAGCCGGTAGAGTTCAATATTGAACAGAAAAAAGCGCTAACCGAAACGTTGAATCAGTTATTCGCACGCAGTTACCATTTTCTGTTTAATGCCTTAGCCAAGGCTGAAGCAAACCAACAAACGTCTCAGGTATTACGCCAACAGCTGGTGTGTGATCATCTTGATATCGTCGATGAGCAATCTCTGAATTGGGGTGCAATCGACCAAGCGATTGTCCAAGCTAAGCAGGTAACGGACTTAGATGTTCTAGACGGTTTGGTGCCGTTATCTGCATGTTTGAACTGGCAAAAAGTGGCGGCAGCGGTGGCGTTAAGTCGTCGTTTTGCTGTGATTTCTGGTGGGCCGGGCACGGGTAAAACGACCACGGTAACCAAATTACTATCGGCGATGGCTGAGCAATCACTAAGCCAAGGTAAAACACCGACGATCAAGCTGGTGGCTCCGACAGGTAAAGCGGCGGCACGCTTAACTGAGTCGATTGGTAAAGCGATTGAGCAATTGCCTTTAGCGCCTGAAGTAAAGGCCAACATACCGACTGAATCCAGTACTTTACATAGGTTACTCGGCGCGATTCCTAATCGAGCGGAATTTAGACATAACCGACGTAATCCACTTCACCTTGATATCTTGGTGGTGGATGAGGCATCGATGGTCGATCTATCTATGATGTATAAGCTGGTGGATGCGCTTCCTGAGCACGCAAGGCTTATCTTATTGGGTGATAAAGACCAACTCGCTTCAGTAGAAGCTGGTGCCGTGTTGGGTGATATCTGCTCGTTTAATTCAACAGGCTACAGCACAGCACAAGGCAACTTGATTGCGGAGATGACAGGCTTTGATGCGATAGCTAAATCCAGACAGGCCAAAGCTGGAGCGGTGAATCCGCCTGCGATTGCAGATAGTTTGTGTATGCTGCAGAAGAGTTATCGTTTCGATGCGCGTTCTGGTATTGGGCAGTTGGCAAAAGCAATCAATAACGGCTCTGCAAATCAGGTCGACCAAGTATTTGCCAAAGGATTTGAGGATATCGAAAACCATCCCCTGTCGAGTGACAGCTATAACTTGATGCTGCGAACTTTGGTTAATGAGTATGGTGCGTATCTGAACCGAATGAATGTACCGCTTGAAGAGCTAGAGACTCAAGAATCACGCGCAAAATCGGTTCTCGATCTGTTTAGCCAGTGTCGATTACTGTGTTCTATTCGTGAAGGGGATTTTGGTGTTAAAGGCCTTAATCACAGAATCGAAAGGGCGCTTGCAGCAAGACGATTGGTGAATCCGCACAACGATGAACTGTGGTATCACGGGCGACCTGTGATGGTAACGCGTAATGATCATGGTTTGGGTTTGTACAATGGTGATATTGGTATCTGTATGCTCGAAGCCGATGCAACGACTTTAGAGTCAAATAGTGCGAATTCCACACCTAGATTGAAGGTGTATTTTGAGTTGCCCGATGGCAGTGTGAAAGCCGTGCTTCCAAGCCGAGTCCCCGATCATGAGACCGCTTATGCGATGACGATACACAAATCTCAAGGCAGTGAATTTGATTTGACCTTAATGATCTTACCGCCAGATTTCAGCCCCATTTTAACGCGAGAGCTTATCTATACAGGGATTACGCGTGCTAAGAAACGACTGATGATGTTCAGCGACACAAATGTGTTGAAGCGTGGGATTAAGGTGAAAACAGAGCGAGTGAGTGGTTTAGGCAGTCGTTTAACGAATTAG
- the argA gene encoding amino-acid N-acetyltransferase — translation MKLRSTALVKGFRQSTPYVNAHRGKTMVIMLGGEAVADRNFGNIISDIALLHSLGVKIVLVHGARPQINQLLARQDCHTPYHKNIRVTDEYSLGVAMQAAGQLQLAITARLSMSLNNTPMAGTQLNVMSGNFITAQPLGVDDGTDYCHSGRIRRIDIEGINRTLDQGSIVLLGPIASSVTGESFNLLSEEVATQVAIRLKADKLIGFCSEQGVTDESGNVLAELFPKDAKQILERLTESQNPKEDMSTGTLRFLKGAISACRAGVPRCHLISYKVDGALIQELFSFDGIGTQVVMASAEQVRQAQIDDIGGIFDLIRPLEEQGILVRRSREQLEQEIHRFTIIEKDGLIIGCAALYAYPEDHMAEMACVAIHPDYRDGNRGQLLLDYMRHQSKSRDIDQIFVLTTHSLHWFREQGFYEIGVDELPMEKQGLYNYQRNSKILALNV, via the coding sequence GTGAAATTAAGAAGTACAGCGCTAGTAAAAGGTTTCAGACAATCAACCCCTTACGTAAATGCTCACCGTGGCAAAACCATGGTTATTATGCTTGGTGGCGAAGCCGTTGCCGATAGAAACTTTGGCAACATAATTAGCGATATAGCCTTACTCCACAGCCTTGGGGTAAAAATTGTTCTCGTTCACGGAGCAAGACCACAGATCAACCAACTATTAGCAAGGCAAGATTGCCACACGCCTTACCATAAGAATATTAGAGTTACTGACGAATATTCTTTAGGTGTCGCGATGCAGGCTGCTGGTCAACTACAACTGGCTATCACAGCTCGACTTTCAATGAGCCTAAACAACACCCCGATGGCAGGCACTCAACTCAATGTGATGAGTGGTAACTTCATTACCGCTCAGCCGCTAGGTGTCGATGATGGTACGGATTATTGCCACAGCGGGCGTATTCGTCGAATAGACATCGAAGGGATTAATCGCACACTTGACCAAGGTTCTATCGTCCTTCTTGGGCCTATTGCTAGCTCCGTGACTGGCGAAAGCTTTAACCTGCTTTCTGAAGAGGTCGCAACCCAAGTTGCTATTCGTTTAAAGGCCGACAAGCTGATTGGTTTTTGTTCAGAGCAAGGGGTAACCGATGAAAGCGGTAATGTACTCGCTGAACTCTTCCCTAAAGACGCTAAACAAATTCTAGAACGCTTAACGGAATCTCAGAACCCTAAAGAAGATATGAGCACTGGTACATTACGCTTCTTAAAAGGTGCTATCTCTGCTTGTCGTGCTGGAGTGCCTCGTTGTCATCTAATCAGCTACAAAGTGGATGGCGCATTAATCCAAGAGCTATTCTCTTTTGATGGTATTGGCACCCAAGTGGTCATGGCAAGTGCCGAGCAAGTAAGACAAGCTCAGATTGATGATATCGGAGGTATCTTTGACCTTATTCGTCCACTGGAAGAACAAGGCATCTTAGTTCGCCGTTCAAGAGAGCAGTTAGAGCAAGAGATCCATCGTTTTACCATTATCGAAAAAGACGGCCTAATTATTGGTTGCGCTGCGCTATACGCGTATCCAGAAGACCACATGGCAGAGATGGCCTGTGTTGCTATCCACCCAGACTATCGCGATGGAAACCGTGGACAGTTACTGCTGGATTACATGCGCCACCAATCAAAATCTCGTGATATCGACCAGATCTTTGTCCTTACTACGCACAGCCTTCACTGGTTCCGTGAGCAGGGGTTTTACGAGATAGGCGTGGACGAGTTACCGATGGAAAAACAAGGGCTATACAACTATCAGAGAAACTCAAAAATCTTAGCGCTAAACGTATAA